The Pseudomonas sp. R4-35-07 genome contains a region encoding:
- a CDS encoding ABC transporter ATP-binding protein — translation MLRVFERRLDPFPPDEVPPPPAGLARFLWACTRGARGYILALALLSAGVSIYEAWLFSFLGQIVDLLSTWQAGGEAAAQESRVLWGMGIVMVTSVGLVALRTMLQHQVLAINLPLRLRWDFHRLMLRQSLSFFSDEFSGRVTTKVMQTALAVRDVLFTMIEILPGIGVYFIAIIALAGGFALKLILPFMAWFVLFGLAMWYFVPRLGKVGQEQANARSMMTGRISDAYTNITTVKLFSHSNREAHFARAAMEDFKQTGFRQMRLVSQFEIVNQALVVALIMSAGGYALWLWHDGAVGAGAVAAITAMALRINGMSNWIMWQMTSLFESIGTAQDGMATLTLGTKVQDAPDAGALQTTGGAVTFNNVSFNYNGERQVLSGLNLNIRPGEKIGLVGRSGAGKSTLINLLLRFYDVDSGEICIDGQNIAKVTQDSLRASIGMVTQDTSLLHRSIRDNIAYGRPDATDEQIRSAAANAQADEFISQLSDRQGHSGYDTLVGERGIKLSGGQRQRVAIARVMLKNAPILLLDEATSALDSEVEVAIQESLDEMMQGKTVIAIAHRLSTIAAMDRLIVMDDGRIIEQGTHSELLAKNGVYARLWQHQSGGFLGEDKGVIDALDQV, via the coding sequence ATGCTTCGTGTATTTGAACGAAGACTCGACCCCTTCCCGCCTGACGAAGTGCCACCGCCGCCCGCGGGCCTGGCCCGGTTCCTATGGGCCTGCACGCGCGGCGCTCGCGGTTACATCCTGGCGCTGGCGCTGTTGAGTGCCGGTGTATCGATCTACGAAGCGTGGCTGTTTTCGTTTCTGGGGCAAATCGTCGACCTGCTCTCGACCTGGCAGGCCGGCGGTGAAGCGGCGGCGCAGGAAAGCCGCGTGTTGTGGGGCATGGGCATTGTCATGGTGACCAGCGTCGGGCTGGTGGCGTTGCGCACGATGTTGCAGCACCAGGTATTGGCGATCAACTTGCCGTTGCGGCTGCGCTGGGATTTCCATCGCCTGATGCTGCGACAAAGCCTCTCGTTTTTTTCCGATGAATTCTCCGGCCGCGTCACCACCAAAGTCATGCAGACTGCGCTGGCCGTGCGCGACGTGCTGTTCACAATGATCGAGATCCTGCCGGGGATCGGCGTGTATTTCATCGCGATCATCGCGCTGGCCGGCGGCTTCGCGCTGAAGCTGATCCTGCCCTTCATGGCCTGGTTCGTGTTGTTCGGCTTGGCCATGTGGTATTTCGTGCCGCGTCTGGGCAAAGTCGGCCAGGAGCAGGCCAACGCACGGTCGATGATGACCGGGCGAATTTCGGACGCTTACACCAACATCACCACGGTGAAACTGTTTTCCCACTCCAATCGCGAAGCGCATTTCGCGCGTGCGGCGATGGAGGATTTCAAGCAAACCGGTTTCCGCCAGATGCGCCTGGTCAGCCAGTTCGAGATCGTCAATCAGGCACTGGTAGTGGCGTTGATCATGTCGGCGGGCGGTTATGCGTTGTGGCTCTGGCATGACGGCGCGGTCGGCGCGGGTGCCGTGGCGGCGATCACTGCGATGGCGTTGCGGATCAATGGCATGTCGAACTGGATCATGTGGCAAATGACTTCGCTGTTCGAAAGCATCGGCACCGCCCAGGATGGCATGGCGACGCTGACCCTCGGCACCAAAGTGCAGGACGCGCCGGATGCGGGCGCGCTGCAAACCACCGGCGGCGCGGTGACTTTCAACAATGTCAGCTTCAACTACAACGGTGAGCGCCAAGTACTCAGCGGCCTCAACCTGAACATCCGTCCTGGCGAAAAAATCGGCCTGGTCGGACGCTCCGGTGCGGGTAAATCCACGCTGATCAACCTGCTGCTGCGTTTCTATGATGTCGACAGCGGCGAGATTTGCATCGACGGCCAAAACATCGCAAAAGTGACGCAAGACAGCCTGCGCGCCTCAATCGGCATGGTCACGCAGGATACATCCCTGCTGCACCGTTCGATCCGCGACAACATTGCCTATGGCCGACCCGACGCGACCGACGAACAAATCCGCAGCGCCGCCGCCAATGCGCAGGCCGACGAGTTCATCAGCCAACTCAGCGACCGCCAAGGTCATAGCGGCTACGACACCTTGGTCGGTGAGCGCGGCATCAAGTTGTCGGGCGGCCAACGCCAGCGCGTGGCAATTGCCCGGGTCATGCTCAAAAACGCCCCGATCCTGCTGCTCGACGAAGCCACCAGCGCGCTGGACTCGGAAGTCGAAGTCGCAATCCAGGAAAGCCTCGATGAGATGATGCAAGGCAAAACCGTAATCGCCATCGCCCATCGACTGTCGACGATTGCCGCCATGGACCGGCTCATCGTGATGGATGACGGGCGCATTATCGAACAGGGAACCCACAGTGAACTGCTGGCAAAGAATGGCGTTTATGCGCGGCTTTGGCAGCACCAGAGCGGTGGTTTTCTGGGCGAGGACAAAGGTGTGATTGACGCGTTGGATCAGGTGTGA
- a CDS encoding helix-turn-helix transcriptional regulator, translated as MDLLEIFKALSNPVRLQILKGLKDPVNNFPAQDEGDVFTVGVCVSSIQEGIGLSQSTVSGYLATLQRVGLVEVRRIGQWTYYKRNEATISALAELIGKDL; from the coding sequence ATGGACTTACTCGAAATATTCAAAGCACTCTCAAATCCGGTACGCCTTCAAATCCTGAAAGGCTTGAAGGACCCCGTGAACAATTTCCCTGCGCAGGATGAGGGTGACGTTTTCACGGTGGGTGTCTGCGTCAGCAGTATCCAGGAGGGTATCGGGCTGTCGCAGTCTACGGTGTCGGGTTATCTGGCAACCCTGCAACGAGTGGGCCTGGTCGAAGTCAGGCGCATCGGCCAGTGGACGTACTACAAACGCAATGAAGCAACTATCAGTGCCCTTGCCGAGTTGATCGGGAAAGATCTGTGA
- a CDS encoding zinc-dependent alcohol dehydrogenase family protein has protein sequence MKAMLLKSFGGPESFELCDVPKPVPGVGQVLVRVHATSINPLDFQVRRGDYADLVPLPAITGHDVSGVVEEVGPGVTGFAPGDEVWYTPQIFGGPGSYAEYHVAAESIIGHKPPSLSHLEAASLTLVGGTVWEALTVRAALRVGESILIHGGAGGVGHVAIQVAKAIGARVFTTVREANFEFARSMGADVLIDYKKEDYVDAILRETGGQGVDVVFDTIGGDTLSRSPDALAQLGRVVSIVDIAQPQNFVQAWGKNASYHFVFTRQNRGKLDELSTLVARGQLRPHVGAVYSLADIGLAHARLESPENGLQGKIAIAVEPSLIS, from the coding sequence ATGAAAGCGATGCTACTCAAATCATTTGGCGGCCCGGAATCGTTCGAACTCTGCGACGTACCCAAGCCAGTGCCGGGTGTGGGACAGGTTTTGGTGCGGGTACACGCAACCTCCATCAACCCCTTGGATTTTCAGGTTCGGCGCGGCGATTACGCTGACCTGGTGCCACTGCCGGCGATTACCGGACATGACGTTTCGGGCGTTGTCGAAGAAGTCGGGCCGGGGGTGACGGGCTTCGCTCCGGGGGACGAAGTCTGGTACACCCCGCAAATATTCGGCGGGCCAGGCAGTTATGCCGAGTACCACGTTGCGGCCGAAAGCATCATCGGCCACAAACCGCCATCGCTGAGCCATCTCGAGGCGGCAAGTCTGACTCTGGTTGGCGGTACGGTATGGGAAGCACTGACCGTGCGAGCGGCGCTCAGGGTAGGGGAAAGCATTCTGATACACGGCGGCGCGGGAGGCGTGGGTCATGTAGCGATCCAAGTCGCAAAAGCCATTGGCGCGCGGGTCTTCACCACCGTGCGCGAAGCAAACTTTGAGTTCGCCCGTAGCATGGGTGCCGATGTGCTCATCGACTACAAAAAGGAAGATTACGTCGACGCCATCCTGCGCGAAACCGGCGGCCAAGGCGTGGATGTGGTGTTCGACACCATAGGCGGCGACACCCTGTCGCGCAGCCCGGATGCGCTGGCTCAACTGGGCCGCGTGGTCTCGATTGTCGACATCGCGCAGCCGCAAAACTTCGTTCAGGCCTGGGGCAAGAACGCCAGTTATCACTTCGTCTTCACCCGACAAAACCGCGGCAAGCTTGATGAGCTGAGCACGTTGGTGGCTCGCGGTCAGTTGCGCCCACACGTTGGCGCGGTCTATTCGCTGGCCGATATCGGCCTGGCCCATGCTCGGTTGGAAAGTCCAGAGAACGGCCTTCAAGGCAAAATTGCGATTGCAGTTGAGCCATCGCTTATTTCCTGA
- a CDS encoding LysR family transcriptional regulator: MIRFNDLAIFVRVATVDSFSVVAREMDLFPAQISAAIKRLECELDTRLFARSTRSLRLTAEGERYLPYAREVLNTLSEGRAGLQQDDRKLHGVLQIASASDFGRNVLLPWLIDFRRDNPGLVLRVMLSDSVSDIFRDPIDVAVRYGTVQNADFISLPLVPGNRRVLAASPAYIALHGRPKSVEDLKTHACLRFHMNGKLYDRWIFPKLPESDFVIVNGPVLSDDADVIRRCAIAGEGILYKSWMDVCEDVSAGHLEVLLPEVPGELYPLSFVCPHRKQFTPAIRLLYAYLKDKCESLLVTHA; the protein is encoded by the coding sequence ATGATCAGATTTAATGACCTAGCCATTTTTGTACGTGTGGCAACCGTTGACAGTTTCTCCGTCGTGGCCAGGGAAATGGATCTCTTTCCTGCTCAAATCAGCGCCGCTATCAAGCGCTTGGAGTGTGAACTTGATACGCGCCTGTTTGCGAGATCAACACGAAGTCTGCGCCTGACAGCCGAAGGCGAACGTTATCTGCCTTACGCTCGGGAGGTTTTGAATACGCTCAGTGAGGGGCGAGCCGGGTTACAACAGGACGATCGTAAACTCCATGGCGTCTTGCAGATCGCCAGTGCCTCAGATTTCGGGAGAAATGTGTTGCTTCCCTGGCTGATCGATTTTCGACGAGACAACCCGGGTCTGGTGCTTCGGGTGATGTTGTCCGATAGCGTCTCGGACATCTTTCGCGATCCGATAGACGTAGCCGTCAGGTATGGCACGGTACAAAATGCCGACTTTATCTCTTTGCCTTTAGTGCCTGGCAATCGCCGTGTACTGGCTGCATCGCCGGCTTATATAGCGCTGCACGGGCGGCCCAAGTCCGTGGAAGATCTTAAGACTCATGCGTGTCTTCGTTTCCATATGAATGGAAAACTCTACGACAGATGGATATTTCCCAAGTTGCCGGAGAGCGACTTCGTTATTGTAAACGGCCCTGTTCTAAGCGATGACGCAGACGTCATTCGACGATGCGCCATCGCGGGAGAGGGCATTTTGTACAAATCATGGATGGACGTGTGTGAAGATGTCAGTGCCGGTCACTTGGAAGTATTACTACCTGAGGTTCCAGGTGAGCTTTACCCTTTGAGTTTCGTTTGCCCGCACAGGAAACAGTTTACCCCGGCGATTCGTTTGCTTTACGCGTACTTGAAAGATAAGTGTGAATCGCTGTTAGTGACGCACGCCTAG
- a CDS encoding antibiotic biosynthesis monooxygenase, translating into MIYEIALLPVHKERIEQFKSAFAEVAPLLTRAKGYGGHLLAQGIETPEHFNLIVRWASLEDHSPGFEASDDHQMFMLGLEDYFSEEPKVHHIEGAVF; encoded by the coding sequence ATGATTTATGAAATTGCTCTGCTTCCCGTACACAAAGAACGCATTGAACAATTCAAAAGTGCCTTCGCCGAGGTCGCGCCGTTGCTCACCCGCGCGAAGGGTTACGGCGGCCACTTGCTCGCGCAAGGAATCGAAACCCCCGAGCATTTCAACCTGATAGTGCGCTGGGCTTCACTTGAAGATCACTCGCCGGGCTTCGAGGCGAGTGATGACCATCAGATGTTCATGCTGGGCCTGGAGGACTATTTTTCTGAAGAACCGAAGGTCCACCATATCGAAGGAGCAGTTTTCTAA